The Leptidea sinapis chromosome 37, ilLepSina1.1, whole genome shotgun sequence region aatagaaataatgaaACAATGATACACCCAGGCTATGCTTATTAGTAACCTTCCAAAATTGGGAGGTGCCCTTTGGCACAACATCTTATATATCCTTTCCGCATCGgacgtgcccgcgggcactggtaattcaaaaaaacaatgagagcggctgtgccccgaggcactcttttacctcacccagttttcacccttattaggtgtacaaaatggtttatttgcctacgcaatTATGAACAAGTGAAGTCCgatacacatttcgatccgttacgattcaaggccaccaatattcgacgtcatagctctACGGACATAGCACTTTTGTGTTCACTTGTTCCCgggcggcgcagcgagcggtcgctATCAAGACTTTGCACGAAGATTTGTGGAGATTttggctttattttataatgaacatataatgttcattattctacataaaaggaaataaataaaacaagtaattaacatcgaaaatcaatatatattttaaaatatacctatttttacagttattgtcgaatgaaaagtcttcgtgaaataaaaaagaaagacaatatgaataatttatacatggtcttatagcttgtttcaatagctttcagagacagtcactcaaatcaccctagttataagcattttataactacacgtaaaataatacgcacgggtaaacgctgcgcgagcgccgaaCGCTTGCTGATCTAAGGTGTACATCGAGCGgcggagcgcgccgatccggaaaggatatacaccaaaatcgaaagtgtCGTACGtcacactacgccctgaccaagttctgaccgtcattttgtttataagatagtttattttgcacaGTCTTacagcttgtttcaatagtttttttgtacattttgtcATATCATACTGATTATAAGCAATATATTAATACGCATTATTGACAGGCCGCTGCGccgatctttttttttaaataagggataagatgagcaggatgttcagttgatggcaattgatgcgacctgcccatttcaatgcagtgtaatttttgataaacccaaaaattctgagcggcactacttttgcgctcgtcaccttgagacttcactagctacggcgcctttcataccgaaacagagtaatgcatacacattactgcttcacggcagaaatagacggcgtagtggtagccataatctagccggcatcttgtgaaaaggagcctccgactggaATGCGAGCGATCGCCACTTGCCGCGCGCgcattatacaaataattactACGGATATCGGCTTtgtcagtatatttatatatatttatgaaaattttatatacgttcacaaaaatcgtcacctttttgctcgtAATAgtgatattcattattataacactagaaataagggattgcttgtaactagaGTTAGTAacaagcctactagaattagtaggCTTCatgaaatacataatagctttaagaatAAGTGTATacactttttatataaattcccagccactgttgaggcattatctataaataaatttaattgttttattgaaaaatggctctgttgtaaatcctattactccacagctgaatgtTTAAGTGATcaaacagcctgggactagattatgattattttatagcaatagcaatgacagtgcaatattgtatatttttattaaaaagagcggcGAGAGAAAGAGagctcagagcgccatttgtttccgaagcggtagtagtgtctagtatatgagaaatgacatcaaacagaattctaaaggatcaattttgagaaaataaatgccttttatgccttttgccttttaatatatataaatgtgcGATAAATCACCCACACaatgattaataatattgtcGCGGTTGTTCCAGATGCCGCCAAAGGCCAGTAGCGGTGGCGCAGGAGGCACGAGTGCCAGCGCGGCGTGGATGTCGCGCCTGGTGTGTGCGCTGCCCTCGCACTGGGTGCCGCTATACTCCAGCGACGAGCATGGGCTCGGAGCCAACCGGTTCTTACATCACACCCTGGCCTACAGGTCTGACAAACTAACAGGCATATTATATGAGATCAAATCGTTCGCCAAGTtgttatcattatcatcagccgaaaAATTTCTACTGCTGAACAAACGCACGACTCgtcataagttaggatatcatcctcaccatctggatgtgtggcggtcctactACTAcggcgtactacaaagctgtggaatgagcttccttgtgcggtgtttccgggacgatacgacatgagtaccttcaaaaaaagcgcgtacaccttcctaaaaggccggcaacctaaaacaccaggtgacccgtacgctcgtttgtcctcctattccataaaaaaaggcctACCGCAAAGATTCTTCCAcgacctgcgctgccctcatccaacgtattccagcgatcttgaccaaatcgtcggtccatcttgtaggtagcctaccaacactgcgtcttccggtacgtggtcgccatttgagggcTCCACTGCTCCaactgtctgtcgaactatgtgccctacccaccgccacttcagttttgcaatcatttggatTATGTctgtaactttggttctcctacggatcacctcatttctaattcgatctcgcagggaaactccgagcatagccctctccattgccctctgagcgaccatgagctttcacATAAGGTCCATAGTGAGCGAATacgtctgtgtaccgtaagtcatcactggcaacacacactggttgaaaaccttggTCTTCAGACACTCAGGTATTTGGGATGAAAAGATTTTAGGAACCTTCCCGAACGCTGTCCGAGTTGGGTTTCACCAAGTTGTACAAGTATGCATTTCTTAACCTGCccaactaataaataataagcaatCTTATGTATTGGAACTctcacaatatttattataagtacaaAACTATTGCAGTGTTTCACAATATTGTAACGGTAGATAAGTCAATCTTGTATTGACCATCCAttcaccaatgggaggctcctttccacaggatgctggctagaatattggtaccacaacggtgcctatttctgtcgtgaagcagtaatgtgtgagcattattgtatttgggtctgaagggcgccgtagctagtgaaattactgggcaaatgagacttaacatcttatgcctcaaggcgacgagcgcagttttagtgctgCTTAGAACTTTtgggcatcaattaccatcagctaaacgtcctgctcgtctcgtcccttatttctataacaaaatgagctattatgaactatgTGGTGATGTGGTGCAGAGGCCCCACACTGGTGGTGGTGGCTGGGTCGGCGCCGGGCGGACACACCGTGACCCTGGTGCTGGCGTCGGGTCAGGAGTGGCGCGAGACCCACCAGTACTGGGGCTCGTCGGACTGCGCGCTGCTGCAACTGTTCCCCACGTGAGTACGACAATAGGCACACCTGCCTCCCGCTGACTTTTGTAATATTAGCAGGCCTCATTCTAAACCATATATATGCGGTCTAGTTCCATCATGATTGACAAAGTGGGGGCCCActgctgtattttatttaattttataaagttcCTTATTTCAAGATAGGTATATTTTACAGTCAGATAAAATTGTTAGTTTTAGttctattatattcattattaacattaatgcaactgttgtgtaataaggggtattaaaacatgatgtgggtttataatatgataatagtatcacatgagtgtttaaatacctaattatcaacagttgcatacaaaacTTTCTCCACATCCATGAtataaatcctctataaaagattctgaaacagcttactgcttacattaaaacagccagtcgtagtagtaacctaatatcagccattactgattatatacaaataaacgaagaattaatgaaataattatttattttaatagtaatttacATGTTGTAAAgtgcaataattatttaaattcactaGAATATTATgctcttttgcagcgtttaaactatctggcggtgtgctgtcaaaacttgaatctcTCATTTATGTCAACAAAACACTAAAAATATCGAAGTAAAATGGCGAGGATTCGaattacctactttttttttacggtgcgcgacgttctggttgttctttttttgaagttcatacagataccacgcatcgagcaataaaaatgtggctgtctgttgaaactctttgcgcatgaagggatcgaaaaaaaacaaaggagtgttgttatgaatttcagtacaacattacaacactcgtttggatgatgtaatggttataaggACATTTGGTGTttaaatgttggcaataagctaactgtttcagaatctttaatagaggatttaaagcatgggtttagataaataaaattacatagcagacggtaatcactggttggctttgcacagggtttccttgtgatccatccagaggaatttaattcattaaaggtgcctctttgtttctgCTTTTGAGACTGAcactgtaaatttatataaggCATCAAGAACAATGTATgcagttataattaataataaataaatgaaatgaaataatatattgttcatCGACACAGCTACCAGTTGGTGGAGACGGGTCCCAAAATGCTCTACCTGAACACTTCAATCCGGGGCTACCCTCGAGGCCTGCGTGCTGGAAGCGATCCGCGGAAACCCACCCTGGCCGTCGAGGAGGACTTTGACCGCTTCCACTACCAGGGCGCGCCCTACGTACTCAACGCGATAGAGGTACATACTCGCCGCAACAAACATGCTCGGCGGCTAGGCATGctagggaggctcctttgcaccggatgccggctagattatgggtaccacaacggcgcccatttctgccgtgaagaagttgTATTGCccctcataatttttgggtttttcaggaatcttgagcggcactgcattgtcattggcaggacgtatcaattaccttcagctgaacgtcctgctcgactcgccccataaataaatttaaacaaaaattgtcataaaaaaacatatcctCTTATAGACCCAGTCTTATAATATGGGGCAAAACGGACAAATGAGTTCACCTAGTGGAAATTGAGAACCATCGCCCATAGACATAAATATTTGAAGTACTTGAGATCTAAGAGACGCAGGATTTGAGGCCGGCACCACATTTAACGAACGACGACTTCATAAGCTATGATACAAAAGACAAAGCGTGTGTGAGGACGATCGGGGACGCGAGTCAGAGAAACAAGCAGAAAGGAAGAATTTTGCCGTTTGccgtcaaagtcaaagtttttactTGCATAAATGtatgatgttacataaatattataaagaacatGTTTgtcacatttatgacgtgcaaattttacaaaatacatttctaaatcattacttacaataatatcaatttgacAAAAGATTACCAgtattattcattaatattcaatcaatcaatctaattctttatttgcgtataaacatggtatgttacgatggtataatcttacagtttcacatgttTCGCCAGGCTTAACtaggcatgcaaattaatttaatacagtaaATAGTATAAGGTAAATAGCACATAACAAGATTAGATGATATATGTCTACATGtcagaaacaataaatattaattatcataataataaaaaataatacagaattacagactcacataataataaaataataacagactaacataataataataaatattgtctaattaattattaacaaaaggTTTCACATTTTATGTTATCACATTACTCGCGTTCAGAAATTCAATTGTCGTATAAAATAGTCGCTCACTTAACCAATGTTTAAGTTTTTActtaaaaagtcttttatttaatcatttttaatttattaattggcAGTTTATTGTATATTCTGACACTCATAGCAAGACAACTTTTGTCATACTGCAAGGTCAGTGGAATTTCGTGGAAAATTAGTCTATTTGGATCCCGGCGGTTTCTTCGAGGGTTAGTGTCACAAACATTCTTGAATAAATCACTATTGATTTCACAAATACACACAGTTCATATATATAAAGACAAGCAAGTTGTAATAGTCCGAGTTTCCCAAACAGAGGTCTGCAAGACTCATCAGGTGGCACGTTGCAAATAGCTTTCACACATTTTGTTTGTAGTCCGTAACGTAAAACAGATTGAACGTATGCGTGATAAGCTGATAATGTTGTTTGTAAacaagtaactttttttatttgccgaagagcataaacaattttcttaatcttgCTACAAACGTTAGAAATATGTGACTCCCATCTAATGTCATCCCAGAGCAATTCCAAAAACTCTGTTTGATTTGCTGTGTTAACAGTAGtggtattataattaatatttagaatTGGGGAATCGCGTTTAGTTGAACAAAATTTGTCTTTGCCAGATTTATCTTAAGGTTATTATGTCTAATCCATTGACTAATTGAATTCATCGTCTCGGAGGCATTTTTGTCTGAAGCCACAACTACGGAAATATCATCTTCAAAGAGGACACATTTGTatcttgttatttttataatttcattaatataaattagaaatagaaaCGGGCCAAGAACACTTCCCTGAGGAACCCCATATTTAGTTAATATATGGTCAGATGCGTATGACTTCATCTCGTTATATTCATCAAGTTTCGTGATGATAACATATTGAGGTCTGTTTGAAAGGTATGAAGTGAAGCATTCAAGGGTGGTTCCTCTTATAccatgattttttaatttaaataggatGAGATACTCTGTCGAAAGCCTTTGAAAGATCAAAAAATAGcccagtattatattatttaaaaaaaatgtcaatattttaattgaaaatattcgtctaatgaatataagcagtttttactaaagtatattttcaatttagatgagaaattcctatttgacgatacctctcttattatctttgggatgtgattatagatttttatgcacatacaaaaacagtttctctgaaataatgtagttctacagcaaggccggcaacgatcctgtgattcctctggtgttgcaatagattgtgggcggcggtgatcacttaacaacaggtgaaccgtacgctcgtttgtcctcctattccataaaaaaaaggtacttgtagttttgTGACGTCGCTCATTTTTATGTGGAACAAGGCGCGTTCCCCTTCTCCTCTTTGGCAATACTGTAGCCAGCAGGTGAAGCCATAAAGTGCTGCGCAATAAGTCTCATTCCCCTGCAAATAGAAGTTAAGTTGTAATTGTTGTAGATTTTAATGCACCAACATGTTGCAGGTGAAATTTCTCATTTTAATGTTGATATCCGGTGGTACTTTCGGCCATACTGCAGTGAGCACCTCCTTATGTGTGTAAGTCTAAAGGTCATTTCTTGTGCGCAGGTTTGGGGGTGCGGTGAGCAAGCGGCGCGAGAGGCTCAACTGGACGTGAAGAAGTGGCAGGTGCGGGAGGCCGAGCGACAGAGACAGGTAACAGACACTCTACCCTCCTCACTCTAGTGTAGTGGTACCACATATTACGACCAAAAAAGAGAAAGAGTATGTGTAGCGAAAGAGAGACAGAGTAGATATGATTAGCATtgcattaatgcataaaaaagacatttattttcccaaaattgattcatttagatttctttttgatgtcacttcaaaTACTACCACCGCctaggaaacaaatggcgctctgagagagaaaaacggcgcaagaaactctccaatcATTCCTTTTTTTGCGGTCTTTTAGTAATATATTACAACATTGTactgttattgttataaaataatcataatctagtcccaggctgtccgatcacttagatattcagctggactggaggatttacaacagagccatttttcaaaaaacattaattaatttaagtatagataatgcctgaacagcaactgggactttattataaaagtgttatgtatcttatgaagcataCTAGAAATAGTTACAAGCAGTCCCTTAttgctagtattataataatgaatctcactatttagagcaaaaagatgatcatttttgtgaacgtttattaaattttcataaatgtactgacaatgaacagtcgttatatttatttctttaaatttttctttgagtgactgtctataTCCAGCTGATATTTAgtacgaacagctctcttttgcaacgcaaacactatatcaatatcGGCAGCAAGACCCCACAACAAAATACTGTACGTTATTCTGAGAAAAttactgaagtacactaatctggCCGTAGCAACATTGAgttgagtctatctgctagttgggcaatatgtgtgTACTCCAATTTTTATATACCATGATACTCAAGAAGACCGAAGTGTCCACAAGTttcaatctctggtcatttataagtatgttGGTTTGCCCTTGCTgagtttggtgtaatgaaccgtaaacaaaaactttgtgttttttactgtttaagtgaaAATCATTCGTCTCAAACCATCGCACTATCTTTCACCTcttcatcaatatctgcacgtcgctaaatataagtgaagtatcatcagcaaacaatacaatctcatggctttcATCTATCACAAAAGGTAAGACTTTAATATCTATAAGAAActagaaaggaccgagaatagatcCCCGCAGGTCAGCAACACCTACTCATACAGGATTACCCGAGGACCGTTTGCCCTTAATGTTGCCTATCTGAAGTCTTTCGTTTAagtatgattttaacagatttagggcgttttactccataatgctttaattttaggagtaaagtttcatggtggacggagtcaaatgctttggacaaatcacataAAATTCCTAATGCATCCTGTGCAGGCGTCAAGGATGTGTTTAATGAGCCTAATACCTgaattaattgttgataaaagcccatagtgaaaccaaattgattattgttcattaatttacaaaaatgcatttgtagctgctgaaggatttttttttcaaaaattttactaaaaacattcagcactgaaataggcctGAAATTAGCTGCATCataagaactgcccgatttaaaaaaatgtatgcaTTCGGTAAATATTATTGCTTTATTCAGGTGTTATAATGTCGAGTATGTTATTTAGGTTAattgatttgaatattttggtaTATCGCTTTTTTTTTCCTTGaccatacttaaatttcaaatcaatgtAAGATACTGGTactgtaatttaagcatatccagtgctgcttttggtgaagagtttAGTTCTTTGGTCGTAATAATTGGGATTTCGGAGAAATTGTTCTCCGAAATTCCAATTTATCAGATTCGTTTGTAAGGTCTGTTTTGGTACTTATAAATAACCcgactattatttaaacaaatataaatgtcCCGGCAACTTGATCTACCAGGGATGAAAGTCTAAGTCCTAAGATAGGAAGAGTAACGAAAAATATTCAGGAGTCTCAGTGCTCGATTAAAACTGaaacttttcaaataaaacGATAAAAAGCGAACCTCTGTAGAAATGTTTGAAGAGATTAATTGTTCCAGTTGGACCAGACAGTCGTCGCTCACGACTTCCAAACTAGACCAGGatcgataattttttaaaccaaaaaaaaataaatgggaTCAAacttattggaaaaggaagagaatgtaataaaaatgaaaggaaaaataaagtacgggcgatctgaggtcgggaagtggaaaagggggggtgttttagggtaaaaaatggtttatctcgatttccggaaAAACATCGTcttatggaaaaaagttaagtggcaaagttgtaggtaataaaaagatctacaataTTTGatttcacacttttttcacataacctcgaaatttatgtgaaaaattaaaaaaaccaagTTATTGGTTTTTCTTTTTCACTAAATTTGGTGAAAGTTACTTTCTTATGTcccaaatatattgtaatttgtttcaatttaaaataattattttaacaccttattttgactcaaatattgaaaaacaacttattttcaatcgaaaattcaccTGTCAAAATGTCagctttttcaaaaagtttgtgtgCTTTCTGATTGTTGATATCTTTACTTTCCGAtggtgtaaataaaaaattacaattgtaaatgttcggaaaatttacgcccatcaaaaggcatttcatacaTGTTATTTCTTAGCAGCAACAATATTGATTAGAATTAATAACTAACTGGACTGCACTGGTCTAAATATTGAttgatgtgtgtgtgtgtgcaggTGAAGATATCTGCGGCGGACTGGATCGAGCACCCTGACCGCTACCTGCTGGAGCTGGCTGGCCGGCCGCAGTACAACAACTCGGCTAGCTAACGAGCCTAACCTCCTCCCACAGCTGTCCACTATTTACAGACGCATACAAAAAGAATAGGTCGACATGTCGCCTGTGGTTCCTTACGGGGACAGTCCAGATGCAATGTCAATTGTAATTCATGCTGGGCCATTGCGTCCTAAAGCACTTtgatcaggggcgtgcatatcatataagcaattaggcagtgcctatctCGTTATgaacgtaaataaatatagcactagtgttagaattcatttactacctacggtaggcagtctacagattgcatatacgaagcaagcagcgtttcatacaacttatgtcgtgaTGTAGGACTAAAGCGAGATCTACATTgttagaaaaccaatgcacgcccctgacttTGATCTTTATTTAACATATCCATCATTTCAAACTGAAATGAAATGTGAAATATTGTATGTAAAGTATTATTTGTAACACCAGATCATTCTAATCTTAACTTCTGGTCGtcaatttttgtatttataacaaCACAATGCTGCAATTATTTTTGTGGTAAGAGATCCAGGGCTGTGTTCTGCTACCAAATGGTACATCAGTCACTACAGCGGCTCTTGGCTCtgtcattttgaatataaaaaaaaaagaaaatggtgtgaagATGTCATTTTTGACACGCGCCATATTGATTGTAAACGAAAACCATTgactgccgttcccaatattcagtctatctccggttgtggcctacttgagataaaaatcgtaactatagttgacttttctgtcccaataaacttatcgacggaaactcaccttatccgtacacgctgtctgtcaatgggacgacgtatagcttaccagcgatagaagatTGTATGggaatttcaattcacgcgtcccaatataaggcgataagaatgacttatcgggtatattgggacagcttcagattattgtcagctaattactgacagtagaaggtatctgtagatagtatattgggaacggccgtaagtcattcGTACACACCTGTATAACTATAACAAACTCCAGTGCAGAAACCctttaatattactatattGAAAGTGGTATTCGACTGAAGTAGATATTAATATGTAACCCAGTAATTGTAATTCATGATAAGGCTAAGTTTACGTTTAAACTGTATCCTATACACAATGTTTGAGTGGTGCTAACCTAGTGTTATAATAAGCTGAACTCATTTAGTAGAAATTTTTCAACGCggtaacaatatttaattgagTTTTGAGTGTGAgaaattgtttcaatatataCCTACGTTCAAAGCAAAGGGCACATAATATCCAAATTTACTTGATAAGCTGACATGCATAGCGTTATTGTTAACtgaaattctttattttgaCTGTGTTATcgaaatatttttaagctaAAATCttgtttcattaaattataatttaggtATAAGTAGTTTTTTAGAATGTTATTATGCTCAATGCTTATGACGGACCAACAGTTTTCAGTAGCTCCAATTACACTTTATATTACGGCGACACTAAAttccagcgaccttgagcgatatgagttcacggctgccggcctgccatctatgtaacaaagccaaaactttcaaaattcttgggtggaaaacagtttatatgcttacaatcctcgttattcactactaatctgaataaatgaacctacccaaaaaagtacaagctataagaataacttttctgagaaaagtaccaaaaaaatgcgtcacgccatgtcAAAAAACTCGACTCGAAAAAGgctcgaacctacgacctctggcgttccgtgccagtgctctcccaactgagccaaccgttcgagtgacgcatcgtcataaaatcttgtatgcacaACTAGT contains the following coding sequences:
- the LOC126975751 gene encoding uncharacterized protein LOC126975751 isoform X2 → MEVEGAGSGTGIELSTPVLERGGPVHTLLPVSCAWLVAATLSHTYTRPLMPPKASSGGAGGTSASAAWMSRLVCALPSHWVPLYSSDEHGLGANRFLHHTLAYRGPTLVVVAGSAPGGHTVTLVLASGQEWRETHQYWGSSDCALLQLFPTYQLVETGPKMLYLNTSIRGYPRGLRAGSDPRKPTLAVEEDFDRFHYQGAPYVLNAIEVWGCGEQAAREAQLDVKKWQVREAERQRQVKISAADWIEHPDRYLLELAGRPQYNNSAS